The Streptomyces albofaciens JCM 4342 genome has a segment encoding these proteins:
- a CDS encoding 3-hydroxybutyrate dehydrogenase, with protein sequence MTSESTSPHTPRPAVSPPSATHGVDLSGRTALVTGGGSGIGRACAAALAAAGAKVHVVDLDAEKAAAVADAIGGTAHIADLADPAVPDTLPADVDILVNNAGLQHVAPLPQFPPERFARMQQVMVTAPFLLIRRVLPHMYAGGWGRVINISSVHGLRASAYKCAYVTAKHALEGLSKVTAIEGAPHGVTSNCINPGYVRTPLVESQIHDQAAAHGISAGDVLSDVLLSRVPVKRLLEAEEVAAAALWLCGPHTSSVTGASLPLDGGWGAT encoded by the coding sequence ATGACCAGCGAATCCACCTCCCCGCACACGCCGCGGCCGGCCGTCTCACCCCCCTCGGCCACGCACGGCGTAGACCTGTCGGGCCGCACCGCCCTGGTGACCGGCGGCGGCAGCGGCATCGGCCGGGCGTGCGCCGCCGCCCTCGCAGCGGCCGGTGCCAAGGTCCACGTGGTCGACCTGGACGCCGAGAAGGCCGCGGCGGTCGCCGACGCCATCGGGGGAACAGCACACATCGCCGACCTGGCCGACCCTGCGGTGCCCGACACGCTGCCCGCGGACGTCGACATCCTCGTCAACAACGCCGGGCTCCAGCACGTCGCTCCCCTCCCCCAGTTTCCGCCGGAACGCTTCGCCCGCATGCAGCAGGTGATGGTCACCGCGCCGTTTCTGCTGATCCGCCGCGTGCTGCCGCACATGTACGCCGGCGGATGGGGCCGGGTGATCAACATCTCCAGCGTCCACGGACTGCGCGCCAGCGCGTACAAGTGCGCCTACGTCACGGCCAAGCATGCCCTGGAGGGCTTGAGCAAGGTCACCGCCATCGAAGGCGCTCCGCACGGTGTGACCAGCAACTGCATCAATCCCGGCTACGTCCGCACCCCGCTGGTCGAGAGCCAGATCCACGATCAGGCCGCGGCCCACGGCATCAGCGCCGGCGACGTCCTCTCCGATGTCCTGCTCTCCCGCGTCCCGGTCAAGCGGCTCCTCGAAGCCGAAGAGGTCGCCGCCGCTGCCCTGTGGCTGTGCGGACCGCACACCAGCTCCGTCACCGGCGCCTCCCTGCCCCTGGACGGCGGCTGGGGAGCGACTTGA
- a CDS encoding MFS transporter: MSETPATGPAALGRSPGIARIVGASLIGTTIEWYDFFLYGSAAALVFNILFFPAADPLVGTLIAFITYAVGFAARPLGGVVFGHFGDKVGRKKLLVISLLMMGGATFAMGLLPTYETLGAGAPILLTVLRLVQGFALGGEWGGAVLIVSEHGGDQQRGFWASWPQAGAPGGNLLATGVLALLAAVQSEEAFTAWGWRIPFLLSGVLVLLGLWIRVSVSESPVFLAAQAEAQADAARGIKEKAPVLEVFRRSWKEVLTAIGTRFGENISYYVLTAFLLVYVTTHLELPKGTALNAVLIASAVHFVTIPLWGALSDRIGRRPVTLIGSAGMALWAFGFFALLDSKSFAVITLAVTAGLLLHGAMYGPQAAFISELFDTKVRYSGASMGSQLAAILAGALAPVIAVELLKEYDSATPVALYLCLASIITTVTVALARETRGRDLTTTVAAAFPHPARRSLPTAIGKDTV; the protein is encoded by the coding sequence ATGTCCGAGACACCGGCCACCGGCCCAGCCGCTCTAGGCCGCTCCCCCGGGATCGCCCGCATCGTCGGTGCGAGCCTCATCGGCACCACTATCGAGTGGTACGACTTCTTCCTCTACGGCTCCGCAGCCGCGCTGGTGTTCAACATCCTCTTCTTCCCCGCCGCCGACCCGCTCGTGGGCACCCTGATCGCCTTCATCACCTATGCGGTCGGATTCGCCGCCAGGCCGCTGGGCGGTGTGGTCTTCGGGCACTTCGGCGACAAGGTCGGCCGCAAGAAGCTGCTCGTCATCAGCCTGCTCATGATGGGCGGGGCCACTTTCGCCATGGGACTGCTGCCCACCTACGAAACCCTCGGCGCGGGCGCACCGATCCTGCTCACCGTGCTCCGCCTCGTCCAAGGCTTCGCGTTGGGCGGCGAATGGGGCGGCGCCGTCCTCATCGTCTCCGAGCACGGCGGCGACCAGCAGCGGGGCTTCTGGGCCTCATGGCCGCAGGCCGGAGCCCCGGGCGGCAACCTCCTGGCCACCGGTGTCCTCGCGCTGCTCGCCGCCGTCCAGTCGGAGGAAGCCTTCACCGCGTGGGGCTGGCGTATCCCGTTCCTCCTGTCCGGCGTTCTGGTGCTGCTGGGCCTGTGGATCCGTGTCTCCGTCTCCGAGTCCCCCGTCTTCCTCGCCGCCCAAGCCGAGGCCCAGGCCGACGCCGCCCGCGGCATCAAGGAGAAGGCCCCGGTGCTCGAGGTGTTCCGCCGCAGCTGGAAGGAGGTCCTCACCGCCATCGGCACCCGATTCGGCGAGAACATCTCCTACTACGTCCTCACCGCCTTCCTCCTCGTCTACGTCACCACCCATCTCGAACTGCCCAAGGGCACCGCGCTGAACGCCGTACTGATCGCCTCGGCGGTCCACTTCGTCACCATCCCCCTGTGGGGCGCGCTCTCTGACCGCATCGGCCGCCGGCCGGTCACCCTGATCGGTTCGGCCGGCATGGCCCTGTGGGCCTTCGGCTTCTTCGCCCTGCTCGACTCCAAGTCGTTCGCCGTGATCACCCTCGCGGTGACAGCCGGCCTGCTGCTGCACGGCGCCATGTACGGCCCACAGGCCGCCTTCATCTCGGAACTGTTCGACACCAAGGTCCGCTACTCCGGCGCGTCGATGGGCTCCCAGCTCGCCGCCATCCTCGCCGGCGCACTGGCACCGGTCATCGCGGTCGAACTCCTCAAGGAATACGACTCCGCCACCCCCGTCGCCCTCTACCTCTGCCTGGCCTCGATAATCACCACCGTGACCGTCGCCCTTGCCAGGGAAACCCGCGGCCGGGACCTCACCACCACCGTCGCGGCCGCCTTCCCCCACCCGGCGCGCCGGTCCTTGCCGACGGCCATCGGCAAGGACACCGTGTGA
- a CDS encoding helix-turn-helix domain-containing protein: protein MAGENDRTYRAAAHSAMVALGQLLTMLASGAPTEQFPRPSADPSTEQLSPGERSLLEEAAQAALDIRRTLDQHRKREAELAALFDTASDLAALRDLDAVLRAIVHRARTLLATDVAYLSLNDPAAKDTFMRVTDGSVSARFQQLRLGMGEGLGGLVAQTARPYASTDYHTDPRFTHTRPIDEAVLEEGLRGILGVPLRVGKRVIGVLFAADRTTRDFPPDAIALLTSLADHAAVAIDSARLLEETRSALVELNTANETARAHSTALRRAADAHDRLTDLVLRGGSVDDLVREIAALLGGGLALHDSDGTEMARAGTDPVTPSAQGISASRTGGHAVPVDGTWVCAVLAGSQLLGSIVLTGRADLADADRRLFERAALVAALLLLLRRTVAEAEDRVRGELLDDLLSYEQHGVHHDPASLTIRARRLGLNLSQPYAVLTLDTDNEPRAQLLAEAVRRARSLGGLAGTRDGHVVLLIPSSEPGPLAAQLARDLGQAAGALVTVGSAGPATGPQQLPGTYAEACRCLDALHALGRTGDGADIAALGFLGVLLGDRSDISGFVNRFLGPVLAYDQQRGTELVHTLDAYYTHGASLSKAKKALHVHVNTVVQRLDRVAQLLGPDWNSPTKALELQLALRLHRLNSHKEPPGA from the coding sequence ATGGCCGGCGAAAACGACCGCACCTACCGCGCAGCAGCGCACAGCGCGATGGTGGCCCTCGGACAGCTGCTGACCATGCTGGCCTCCGGAGCACCCACCGAGCAGTTCCCCCGCCCGTCGGCCGACCCCTCCACCGAGCAGCTCTCACCCGGGGAGCGCTCCCTGCTGGAGGAAGCAGCCCAGGCCGCGCTGGATATCCGGCGCACCCTCGATCAGCACCGCAAACGAGAGGCCGAACTGGCCGCACTCTTCGACACCGCGAGTGACCTCGCCGCACTGCGCGACCTCGACGCGGTCCTGCGCGCCATCGTCCACCGCGCCAGGACCCTGCTCGCTACCGACGTCGCCTACCTCTCCCTCAACGATCCTGCCGCCAAAGACACCTTCATGCGGGTCACCGACGGCTCCGTCTCCGCCCGCTTCCAGCAACTGCGGCTCGGCATGGGCGAGGGCCTCGGCGGACTGGTCGCCCAGACCGCCCGCCCCTACGCCAGCACCGATTACCACACGGACCCCCGCTTCACGCACACCCGTCCCATCGACGAAGCGGTCCTGGAAGAGGGACTGCGCGGCATCCTCGGTGTCCCGCTGCGTGTCGGCAAACGCGTCATCGGCGTGCTCTTCGCCGCGGACCGCACCACCCGGGACTTCCCTCCGGACGCCATCGCCCTGCTCACCTCACTCGCCGACCACGCGGCAGTCGCCATCGACAGCGCCCGCCTGCTGGAGGAGACCCGCTCCGCTCTCGTAGAGCTCAACACCGCCAACGAGACCGCCCGTGCCCACAGCACGGCTCTGCGCCGCGCCGCCGACGCCCACGACCGGCTCACCGACCTGGTTCTGCGCGGCGGAAGCGTCGACGATCTGGTTCGCGAGATCGCCGCCCTGCTCGGCGGCGGCCTCGCCCTCCACGACTCGGACGGCACCGAAATGGCACGTGCCGGCACCGACCCCGTCACCCCCTCCGCCCAGGGCATCAGCGCCTCCCGCACCGGTGGCCATGCCGTCCCGGTGGACGGCACCTGGGTGTGTGCCGTCCTGGCCGGCTCCCAGCTCCTGGGCAGCATCGTCCTGACCGGACGCGCGGACCTGGCCGACGCCGACCGGCGCCTGTTCGAACGCGCAGCCCTGGTCGCCGCCCTCCTGCTGCTCCTGCGCCGCACCGTCGCCGAAGCGGAGGACCGCGTCCGCGGAGAACTCCTCGACGATCTGCTCAGCTACGAACAGCACGGCGTGCACCACGATCCCGCAAGCCTCACCATCCGTGCCCGCAGGCTCGGCCTCAACCTCTCCCAGCCCTACGCCGTGCTCACCCTGGACACCGACAACGAGCCCCGTGCGCAGTTGCTCGCAGAAGCCGTACGCCGGGCCCGCTCACTCGGCGGGCTCGCGGGAACCCGCGACGGCCACGTCGTCCTCCTCATACCGTCATCCGAGCCCGGCCCACTCGCCGCGCAGCTGGCCCGAGACCTCGGCCAGGCAGCCGGAGCACTGGTCACCGTGGGATCCGCCGGGCCGGCCACCGGCCCCCAACAGCTCCCGGGCACCTACGCCGAAGCCTGCCGCTGCCTCGACGCCCTGCACGCACTCGGCCGCACCGGAGACGGCGCGGACATCGCCGCACTGGGATTCCTCGGGGTCCTGCTCGGCGACCGGTCGGACATCAGCGGCTTCGTGAACCGCTTCCTCGGTCCCGTCCTCGCCTATGACCAGCAGCGTGGCACCGAACTGGTCCACACCCTCGACGCCTACTACACCCATGGCGCAAGCCTGTCCAAAGCCAAAAAAGCCCTCCACGTGCACGTCAACACCGTGGTGCAGCGACTGGACCGCGTGGCACAACTCCTCGGCCCCGACTGGAACAGCCCCACAAAAGCCCTCGAACTGCAGCTTGCCCTGCGACTCCACCGCCTGAACAGCCACAAGGAACCACCCGGTGCGTAG